Within Phycodurus eques isolate BA_2022a chromosome 18, UOR_Pequ_1.1, whole genome shotgun sequence, the genomic segment AGAACGCTCACCTTCTCGGTCACTGGCAAGGCTCCTTCCCCTGACTGTAATTGTCCGCCATGTCGTCACAGGCAGCTCTTGCCGCGCTAATGTTAGCACGATGCTAACGCCCCATTGCAATTACATTAGCCATGCTAACTGGGTTTAGCGTTGACGTCACTCCTAATTAGCATGTACAGGTTATAAAGTTGAtctttaatatgaaaaaaaaaaaccacacacacacaatttgacTCAAAAGGACCATAATAATTCAGGTTTCAAATGATACTGGGCTCAAAGTggagcgtaaaaaaaaaaaaaaaacgacagaaAGCGTTTTAATAAGTACAGTAGTGTCCTCGTGTGACGTCATAGAAACGATGACGGCGCCATCTCGTGGTGAATTGCGGGAGCGCCGCTACAACGGGACGTGCTGAGACAACCAATCAAAGACTAGTGACGTCATACGTCTTGTCTCTTATTCTTATGACATTAAAAAGCCGGCATAAACCAAAGTGAACATCATAATCTACTGTGAAAGAATCTATACAATTGATTAGGGGAAAATCGCAAACGTAAACATTCTGTCAACttcatgaatgttaaagtttttttttttttaaactattttaaaactaaattgaatgtacatttttttgactttttaatgtacatttgtattctatttttagttATTTGGTTTTAAGTTAAATGGTAATTTTAGTTTTAGGGTGagggtttttacttttttttattcctacttcagaatttacatttatatttcaaatttacatttagatgataaaattatacatttttactttttgagtTTATCTAGAATTGTCATTTTAGTTTCAATTTGCATTGATTTAAATAATgatgttcatattttttttaattgtagttctacctcaaaatgatcattgttcaaaatcaaTTACTAATGCCTCATCTTGTTTTATATAATTGAAGTTTGCCCAGTAAGCATTAAATTGAAGTATTCCAAGATTCTCTGTCATTtatggcatttttttgttgttgctaatCTAATAAAGATGCTTGGAGACAACCCAGTGGCTTTGTTAAACCCCCTAATTTGAGATTATTTGTTGTGCGGTTGCCATGGagatttattgcaaatatgtgCACTTGTCCCCTGCTCACTGATATTCTCAcgtcagaaaacaaaaacaataaaattgtattctaacggtgaaaaaaaatcccaccctTTAGAAATCCCTTGTAGATCAATGAATTGTAATCATTTTAATCATTGTGGTCATTATAAATTACTGTCATTGGATTTGCGTTATCTCTAGGGCAGCataaaagagaaaacaatatTACAGACAATTAAATCTACAATAATGATATGACAACACATTgtgtacaagtgtgtgtgtataacatAAAATTCTGCAGTTAAATTAATGGAAATTTAAAGATGATCTATTTGAATAAGCgtatttttggaaaatgttattATGccagcacacacaaaataatggaacgttttttcaaaataaaataaaatctaaaataaatacaaactatatatatatatatatatatatatatatatatatatatatatatatatatatatatgtgtgaaatatatatatatacacacacacacacacacacacacaaaaacacacaggaagttgcacacaaataaataaaccctGGTGGAGGTAATCGATCATACAGAATCTCGCCTGGACAGTAACGTCATCTGTTTTTCTTGAGATTTAATAGAAATGTCACGCTAGCAGGGCGTTGACAAGAGGCGTGTCCACTAAGTTTTGGTGTATATAAAAAGTTCATTTGGTTGCTTGTGCCTGCCTGACTGCTTCCAGTCGACCCTTTTGACGTAAACAACAAAACTGCAGCCTGTCGGCACCTCCCTCACCACAGGTaagctttttattatttacaatcttttatgttgtttttctatagcacttgatGCTGGATGACAAGGCAGTTAAACTATGGTAGTTTAAAATGATATAGATTCAAAtgcatgtgattttttttgctggtattttttaatcacagctgtttttgcttattattattatataaagtgcttaacaaatgtattggCCCACCTGTCAAAGAAAACATCATAAAGTGTTTTAATGTCAACTAAATTCACAGTAACAAATACGTAAATcgggtctaaaaaaaaatgcacaatataaaactcccgaatttttaaaatataaatagatgTGATACATGAAAATGTAGAAATTTAACAGATAGAAACAAGTGTTGCCCTACCCGTTATCATAACTATTTTAATAGTTCATCTTTTTATGCAAAacagtaaattaaaacaataatgtatgacaataattatattttagctttaaaaaaataaaaaataaacctttaATATTCTACATACTgctattaacatttttaaaaaatgattttggtaGAAGCCTATGCTGTTATTTTAGGTCGGCTAGTCTAATACATGTGCTGATCTCCGCATATTTTTGTCGTATACGTGCACACTTTACCCCTAATTCAATTTGCAGTCACAAGAGCAAGCAATGTGCTGAAATCAGGACGCTCGCATTTCTGACTTGTGCTGACACTCAATGATCCTCTGTATCATCTGCGTGACTCATCGTCATTCCTGAAGTCATCGTTCAATTACCACTTTCATTGCTCGCTCAGCGACATTTAGCCCACTGCTGGAAATAAACTAGCGTCCATTACAGTCTCAATCAAACGTATTTTTTGTGAACATCAAAAACAGTTTAGGTTCGTCAGTGAACATTGTTTTCGCAAATATCGACGATCGATCCGTCTTTAAAGAACCTCACAGCTGCGTTTGTGTAAACattaaaggcattttttttttcagactctTGAATTAAGCTAACAGTGTCAACGATAAAAACGGTGGACAAACCCAACGTCTGTTTAGTTTAGGATCATTGACGAATCTAGCGTACGTTTTTCGTTAAACATCAAAGACTGTCAAAAGTGATCATCGAACCTAAACCGGAAATATTGAAGACAGTTAAGAGTCGTAAAGTACATGTCAATGTCTCAGGAAACATTtaagtcaatttatttattcaatgtattcatttccgtaaaacatcaaagacacttTCGGATAATTGACAAAACCTAACCTCCATTTTCCCGTAAACATCAAAGAGGTCAAAACTCCCAGTGAACGCGTTTTCCCAAAAGCGGAAGATCATTTTGTCTTCAACGGCCGTGACGTCAGTATTTTCGTAAACATGTAACATCTCTCAAAAATGTAACATACGTTTTGTAAATATTGACGGACATTTGTGTGAATATTGAAGTCAACTTGGTCTTCGATGAACTTTTGGTAATTTCCCGCTGATTTGTGGAAGGTCTCGTGTTTCCCAGGCAGCATGGACGTAAGTAGCCCCCCGCATTATCAATTGCAAGCACAGGTaagaacatttgtttattttccgcATCTAAATGTGAATGTTGACGCTTGCGTCGGTGTCGCATCGTCAAGTTGCTGTCCTCCATCGTGTCCACCCTCTCTCTACCTCGTATCGCCGTCTTGACCTCCGACCCTCCGCCCTCCCCTTCCCCCCTTCAGCATGCTGACGTTCTGTGTGGCAGCTGCCCGCCTGGTTCTGCCCCACAGACCGGCGCCGTCTGGCCCGGCCAGACCCCCGGGAGCGCCTTCCCCATGTGGCCAGCGCAGCCCACCCAGCAGGTCCAACAGGTCCCGCCCACCCAGCAGGTCCGGCTGCCGTTCAGCTTATTTTTATTATGGCAGCATTAAAACGCCAACACAAaaagataacacaaaaatatactgtatattgaataaagaaataaatgaaatctaaAATTTTGCctgaaaatatttcaatatttctttgaaatattgtttttattttgctgttgttgttaattgatatttttatttgacaatatgtataattttttttatttcacatttacatcAGGTACTACAAAACTCTCTTTATTTACGGCAgattaaataaagttaaatcaAATATATACTTTTAAACTTGCCCCATTTATGATAAAAACCTGATACTAACTGAAATGTAAGTCGGTCTACGTGTCTAGTAAAAGAtctccaaaataaataaatacataaaaatacaatattttaataaagtaaataaaagtatttttttatatttgtatatatttcttataaaataaatacaattataatataatatataacatttaaaaatatattttatggaATAAATGATAAACgatgaaatacaaatgaaatgtaaacaaaaacaaatgtaattaaaatagaTTTGTTGATTAATTTAAACCATTTGCATtaaacagacaaaaaacaaatgcatttacAGAACATATTATATCAGAAAGTTGCACTCAAGCAAGCAAACCCTGGCGGAGGCAATAAATAAAGCACGTACTATATAGAAATGAGGAACAATTAAAAGAGAATGTTGCCCGGACGTTAACGTCATCCGTCTACCATGTTTGTTTTGAGCTTTGTTTGAATAAGACATGTTGATGTCAAAATGCgactacgtgtgtgtgttccgtTCACGTGTCAGGCCCCGCAGGCTGCGCCGTGCTGGACCGGGCAGCCGAACACTCCCTGCTGGTTAGGGACTCAACCGTTGCCGGTCTCTGGGCCCGCCCCTCTTCCGGTCCCAGCTCAGGTCCTAACACCCTCTCCTGCCCCCGCCGCAAACGTGCTCCCCGCCCCGGCTCCGGCTCCGGGTCAAATCTGCCAGCCTTGTTGGCCGGGCCAGTACCAGCCTGCCCGACCTGCCCAGCCTCCGGTTCAGGCTCAGATACCCTTTCAAGTCCCGGCTGTATCTCCGGTTCCCGCCCCAGCACCTGCCCCCGTTTCCGCTCCAGCTCCGAGCCTCCATCCTTCTATGCCGGCGTGGGCCGCCCATCCCGGCTGGCCTTACAACCCCGGGCAGCCGGGATGGCCCGGACAGAACCCGGCCATGGTTCCGCAACACTGGCTGCCGCCCACATCGGGACCGCTAGTGAGTAACAAACCCAGAAAACGTGACTGGAGTGTCTTCCGTCATAACATTTTCGGTTTTGGGCATTTAGAGCGTACCGTACAACCTCAACCTGGCCCGAGGGGTGTACGacaagatgatgatgaccatccTGGGCCAGATCAAACCCAACGCTAAAATGTAAGTAGTCCACAGGAAGATTACCGCATTCGCACACAGAATTTCCAGGAGGTCCATTTTCGGCAGTTTTTCAGCCTGTTTCGGTGGACCCTTTTTTAGCCAAGATGTTTCCGAGCAGGCTTCGTCCGATTTGTCACCAAAGGAAATTCTTCAGGTTCAGGAGGACCGAGGAACCCTTCTACACCCACaaccaaaatgtcattttgaaatgaaattaaatggacCCAAAATATTTCTGACCCCAAAATACCCGTAAACACCCAGGAACCGTAAAACTGGGCTCAAACCGCCACTGTTTTCATCCATTTGAAGTAATAATTGAACACTATGTTTGTAGGTTCACTATAAACTTCCTGCGAGGCAACGACATCGCCTTCCACATCAACCCTCGCTTCAGCGAGGGGGGCAAGCAGGTGCTGGTGCGCAACCACAAGGTGGGCGAGCGTTGGGGCACCGAGGAGAGGGACCTGAAGGGACCCTTCCCCTTCGCCCCGGGGAGCCCCTTTGAGGTGAGCGGCAGCGAGTGTCCCGACGCCACGACCCGGGCCGCACGCGAGCCCCGAGACTAATTGATGCTACTAGACGTGACGCCCTTGACTGACTCCAGGTGACCTCTCCCCGGGTTGAATGTCAGGCTAACG encodes:
- the LOC133417140 gene encoding galectin-3 isoform X2 → MDHADVLCGSCPPGSAPQTGAVWPGQTPGSAFPMWPAQPTQQVQQVPPTQQAPQAAPCWTGQPNTPCWLGTQPLPVSGPAPLPVPAQVLTPSPAPAANVLPAPAPAPGQICQPCWPGQYQPARPAQPPVQAQIPFQVPAVSPVPAPAPAPVSAPAPSLHPSMPAWAAHPGWPYNPGQPGWPGQNPAMVPQHWLPPTSGPLSVPYNLNLARGVYDKMMMTILGQIKPNAKMFTINFLRGNDIAFHINPRFSEGGKQVLVRNHKVGERWGTEERDLKGPFPFAPGSPFEMKILCTQDSFRVAVNNIPLFEFRHRVRELNQINRINILHDAVLTFVNVETLP
- the LOC133417140 gene encoding galectin-3 isoform X1, whose amino-acid sequence is MDVSSPPHYQLQAQHADVLCGSCPPGSAPQTGAVWPGQTPGSAFPMWPAQPTQQVQQVPPTQQAPQAAPCWTGQPNTPCWLGTQPLPVSGPAPLPVPAQVLTPSPAPAANVLPAPAPAPGQICQPCWPGQYQPARPAQPPVQAQIPFQVPAVSPVPAPAPAPVSAPAPSLHPSMPAWAAHPGWPYNPGQPGWPGQNPAMVPQHWLPPTSGPLSVPYNLNLARGVYDKMMMTILGQIKPNAKMFTINFLRGNDIAFHINPRFSEGGKQVLVRNHKVGERWGTEERDLKGPFPFAPGSPFEMKILCTQDSFRVAVNNIPLFEFRHRVRELNQINRINILHDAVLTFVNVETLP